AAAAAAGAAGTGAGATGGAACAAGTTGAGAGATTGGATTCTTTCTCAAAAGTTAGTGACACTATCCCATCACCACTTTGAAGTAGAAGATTCATTCAAAATTCCACATCTAAGAATAAGTCTTGTCCATTGCAGAGCTCAAACGCTGGGGTGTGACATTACGTCTCCTTAGCGACACTTTTTTGTTATTGACCTATCCAGCAATATATGAGCCAAGTCAGATACAAATTTAGGCCTTCGAAATTTGGCCCTGGATGCGAAATTTCAAAACTGCCAATTGCAATATCTAGGCATGCTAATAGGCGCTTCACAAAGAAATACCACGCTGATTCTTTGCAAAGTCTAAATTTGGCATCCATGGAGTGTCTGATCCACGCTTTGCATACCTAAATTTTTGGCATCTCAGCCAATTAGTGTACCCGATTTTGGGTGGACATTGGGTTTacatacttttctactgaaattgACGATTTCCAAATGCAATAAGTCTTTCAATTTTACAAGAAAGTTCTCAAATAAAACGGGTTCAAGTCTTTAAGAAACTTAACAACAAGAAGCCAAAAAAGAACTAGAATCAGAAAAATCTCTGTTTTCCTCTAAAATCAAACACACTCCACTGAgtctacttcttttttttttttttctcttcaagagTATTCGTTTTTCAATGGCAGGAATTcaaatattttcttgttttactGAAAAACCTCATGTTCtctcttcacattcattttcttCTTTCACTAAATCCCACCATTTTCCTGTTAATTTCAAAACCCATCTCTCCAAACCCCTCAAATTTCAATCTAGTATTTCCTGTGATTACAAACCCACTTTGAATTCTGCTTCCTCAGATAGCAATTCCAATGAAATTGACGACAAACTTAGAGAAGAATGCGGTGTTGTAGGAATTTATGGTGACCCAGAAGCTTCAAGACTCTGTTACTTGGCTCTCCATGCACTTCAGCACCGTGGCCAAGAAGGTGCAGGAATTGTTACAGTTCATGAAAACATTTTGAAATCAGTAACCGGTCTTGGTTTAGTTTCTGAGGtttttaatgaatcaaaacttGATCAACTTCACGGCAATCTATCAATCGGTCACGTTCGTTATTCTACGTCAGGTTCTTCATCAGTACTAAAGAATATTCAACCTTTTGTTGCTAGTTATAGATTTGGTTTAGTTGGCATTGCTCATAATGGAAATTTGGTTAACTACAATTTACTTAGaaattttcttgaagaaaaaGGTTCAATTTTTAATACTACTTCAGATACTGAAGTTATTCTTCATTTGATTGCTAAATCAAAAGCCAGACCTTTCATACTTCGAATTATCGATACGTGCGAAAAGATCCAAGGAGCTTATTCAATGGTGTTTATAACAGAAGATAAATTAGTTGCAGTTCGTGACCCTTATGGCTTCCGGCCGTTGGTTATGGGTAGAAGAAGTAATGGAGCTTATGTTTTTGTTTCTGAAACTTGTGCATTAGATTTGGTTGATGCAACCTTTGAAAGAGAAGTGTATCCTGGAGAAGTGATCGTTGTTGAGAAAGATTTAAGTATACAATCATTCTGTTTAATGCCTCGTCGAGATCGTAAAGCTTGTGTTTTTGAACACATTTATTTCTCGCTGCCGAATTCGGTTGTTTTTGGTCTTTCGGTTTATCAAGCCAGAAGAGAATTCGGTGAGATTTTGGCAATGGAAAGTCCTGCTGAATGCGATTTTGTAATAGCGGTACCTGACTCCGGTGTCGTTGCTGCACTTGGGTATGCATCAGAAGCTGGGAAATCATTTGAACAAGGTTTGATAAGATCACATTACGTTGGAAGAACTTTCATTGAACCAACACAGGGAATTAGAGATTTCGCCGTTAAGTTGAAACTAGCTCCAGTGAAGGCAGTAATTGAAGGTAAAAAAGTTGTTGTTGTGGATGATTCCATTGTTAGAGGAACTACTTCGAAAAAAATTGTTAGGCTGTTGAAAGAAGCTGGAGCTAAAGAAGTGCATATGAGGATTGCTAGTCCAACACTGAAATATCCTTGCTATTACGGTGTCGATATTCCGGATTCAAGCAAGTTGATATCGAATCAATTAAGTGTCGAAGAACTTCGTGTATCTATTGGTGCTGATTCACTGGCTTTTCTTCCACTAGAAAAGTTAAAGAATGTGATGGGAGATGGATATTGTTATGCTTGTTTTGATGGGAAATATCCTGTTTTACCACAACCCATTGAATGGGATTACTAGCTCAAAGAGAAGAGGATAGATACTACTAGCTCAAAGATAAGAAGATGGAGACTCTTGAGGACTGATTCAGCGCCTAAATATATTGAACTGATATGTATTTTCTTTGGCCAGTGCAGGGTTTCAAACCTGAGCTAAAGTAAAGAGCCATTTTATACTTTTAACTATAGTGACGATGTTGTTATTTTTACACTAGTAACTTTTATCGCACATATCTGAGCGTTTTTTTTAACTTCGGATTGTACAATTGGCTAACTAAACTTCAAAAGTGCATGCTACAGAATACTAGTACAATCTAATTACATGCAtttaaggaaaagaaaaaacatactacctccatttttggaaaatgaatgcTTTCCCATTTTTCATTTTGGCCTATTTTttagtttaaaataaaaaaaagtgaaaatatcTTTTTTTCAAAAACGAAGGGAATAACACATTAGAGTTTGATTACAGATTCCTGGCAAATTAATCCAAACTATGAGACATCATACACACTTCAGAGAGAAAATGAAAAACCGTTCCATATCGAGCTTGTCAGTCGATCTTTAAGCATGCTACTACTGGAGGAGGTAATTACCCAATTCTTTAATAACACCATCTATAAGGCCAATAACAGTATCTGGACCACGAACATCTTCGGTTCGTTTCTCATACTCGATCCACCACTTCACTTTGCAACCAGACTCTTTGATATTATCAATATCTTGAGGAGTTACAGTTATTGTGATATCAAAACTCTTATATAGAATCATTAAATCCCCTCCGAAAACACTGAATGTGATTGACCTTATTTTCGTCGTCTACTGATTTAAGCATTTCCTTAAGCACCATTACGTTGGAAGATACTTCTATACATATATGTGCAAATGAAAATCAAATTAGTTCATCATTATTATAAATACTAATAAAGcatattaatattaatattaggatttgtttctgatttcttaCCTGGTACAACATATTGCCATAACCTAATGGaatccaagcttattccatcacCCTCAACAATTTTAATACTCTTGAAGTAATCAGGGAAAATTGAACTCATTTGCGTTACATTGTGCCTATACAGATTATAGAACCCGTCTGCGGAACACTTGAGTTTAGTTTCAATCTGAGCCCCAACAATTTGGGCCATCCCAATGAAAACTAGTACGAGCAATCCTAGTCTAAGAAAGGCTTGTACCATTACTTTTGCCATATTGGTTGTAGCAAATTTTAAGTGATATTCTAGTAAGTTTCAATTAGGAGTGTAGTTGGGTTGGGATGATAATAAGTGCAATGAGATGAAtgggtttatttatttatttatttttgatcagaGGATGGATTAAAAAGCACACAAGCCGTTTACAACTAAAGATGAGCAAGGAAAATTAAAAGAGCAAAGATGAATGCGTTTACAACTAAAGATGAATGGGTTTATATACTATGAAAAGACCATATTCCACGAATTCTATATATGATAGACTGGTATATGCATTAGCTATATACTGAATAATTTATCAATAGGTAACTATCCTAATTAGGTATTGATAGAAGTATTTGCCAccaagtttttgttttgaatggaGTAACTACTATATATAATGGTTTGTCCATCGTAATTTTGCACATCACGAGAACTATCATCGTTAACTAGTTAAAGGGACTTTTGAGTGTTAACTGTGTAATGTCCACAGTCCATCAGTCATTTTCTTGGTCATATTTAAGTGGTCCAACAAACAAGTGGAACATTGagttaaaaaaaaactaaccagAAACATGTCAGATAATCCTCATGTGAATGGTTGGGTTCCAATGAAATTATTTGTCAACCCCATACCTCGGGCaaaaaaggaaaggaaagaagagaaaagaagagaagaaactccCGCATGCTGTGAAACTGgaaaattgagaaagagagacAATAAGTATAGAGAAGAAGAGGGGAGAAATTCCCATTAGATGTGTTTAGACAAACATTAGAGCCTCTATTAAAAGGTTAGACACAAGAGCATCCCACTAATAAACGAGATTCATCCTACATAGATATttttaacataattacacgtttataacattccccctgatgacattgtgtctaagattattgtctcgttaaaaccttgtcaggaaatccTGAATGGGAAAAACCTGattgaagggaaaagagtacaattatGAGTAAACTTAGTACAAAGACGGACAtgtatatgttgcctcattaaaaccttgacaaggaaaatccaGTGGGAAAACCtggatgaaggaaaaagagtacaacatgatagtccagtaaaatacctTCTAATTTCATTTTGGCCTATTTTTTACGCtaaaataaaaaaagtgaaagtatctctttacAAAAACGAAGGAGTAACATATTTGAGTTTGATTACAGATTCCCTGGCAAATTAATCCAAACTATGAGACATCATGCACACttcaaagagaaaaagaaaaaccatTCCATATCGAGCTTGTCAGTTGATCTTTAAGTATGCTACTACCGGAGGAGGTAATTACCCAACTCTTTAATAACACCATCTATACGGCCAATAACAGCATCTGGACTATGAACATCTTCGGTTCATTTCTCATACTCTATCCATCACTTCACTTTGCAACCAGATTCTTTGATATTATCAATATCTTGAGGATGTTAACGCAAGACACAGTTGGTGTGATATAGGGTCATCTTGATATCTATAGATTGTATTGTATCTTAGTATATCTTATTGTTAACTTGCGTGAAGGACAACCTGTGTACTCCTTgattaatataaatatatatctcAAATCCTGTTTAGGATTAAGAGAGATCATAACCTTTCATGGTATAGAGCCATTAGGGCCGTCTACctcattttttttcctcttcaCAACCATAGCAACCATGTCTACAGATTCATCTACAACTTCGTCCGTCATCTCTTCTTTTGTGTCTACAACAACAACTTCTCCTCTCAAGCTTAAAACTTCCTACATCTCCTTCAaacttgatgaaaccaattacatTCAATGGCGTCGTCAAGTACTTCCCATCCTACGCTCCCATGATATCTGTAGACCTGTGGATCCTGACGTTAAATCTCCGTCTCCTTTTCTTCCTGGTTCAACTGCTGAAGCACCtcctccaaaccctaattatgctCCCTGGTTTCAAATTGATACGTCTCTCCTTAGCTGGCTTCAAGCTACCCTCAGTCAATCAGTTTTTGCGGATATCCCTGATTTTACTTATGCTCGTGAATTCTGGCAATACTTAGCCAATACTTATGCCGCTCCAACTGTTGCTCGTTCCCTTCAACTTCGTCACCAGCTGCAAACACTTCACAGAGAAAATCTTTCCATCTCTACGTACCTTGCCAAAATAACTTCCATAAGAGACTCTCTTTTAACCTCGTCGTCTCCCTTAAGTGATGTTGAACTTGTTCTCAATACCCTTAGAGGTCTAGGGCCTGATTATCAAGCCTTTTCAACTGCAATTGAAACTCGTTCTTCTCTTCCTTCCTTATCTGAGTTGAAGCCGCTGCTTCTAAATGATGAAATTCGTCTTACTCAGTATAATCAACCCACCCCAGATCATATTCCTTCAACAACTTTCTATGGTTCcactttctcttcttctccttatTCCTCAAACTTCTCATCCCTCGGTTTTACAACAACTCAGGACGTGGAATTACTTCCTATAGAGGAGGTCGTGGTGGTAACAATGGTTCTTTTCGTGGTAATCGTGGTGGAGGTCGTGGAAATGGTGGTCGTGGACATGGTACTCAATTTTACTCCTTTGGGAACCAGTCTACACCGCAACCTCAATTCATCCTTGGTGCTTCTCCATCAAGCTTTCCTGGCAGCAAACCACCACCTTGTCAGATTTGTGATTCCAGAAGTCATCAAGCTTTGCAATGCCCCAACAGATTCAATCACTCTTATCAGGCTCGTGATCTTCCTCAGCCGTTTACTGCAATGCAACTTCAGGCTACGCCTTTTGATCAACACTGGTATGCTGATACGGGTGCTACAAATCACATGACGGCTGATCCAAACATGCTTACTGCACCGACTACTTACTCTGGTTCCAATCATGTTATGGTTGGTAATGATAATATTCTACCCATTACTTCTACTAGCAATGCTTTAATCACAACACCACATGGTTCCATCTCATTGAATCGAGTTTTCCATGTGCCGTTGATTacaaaattttttatttttgtttcacaGTTAACTCAAGATTATAATGTTTCTCTGTGTTTTGATCGATTCGGTTTTTATGTTAGGGATCGACAAACGGGGAAACTCCTACTCAGCGGACCCAGTAATGGTGGTCTGTACTCCATTCATCCTATCACTTCTCATACACCTTCTACTTCAGTTGCTGCTCACAGTCATGTTGCAACTCTTTCCTCTTCTCAGTTGTGGCATATACGTCTTGGTCATCTACACAATCGAAGTCTCTCCAGTTTAGCTTCTCAGAAGTTAGTTTCAGTACCTCCAATAATACAACACACTTTATGTAATAGTTGTGCTTGTGCTAAGCATCATAGACTCCCTTTTTCTTTATCAAATTCAGTGAGTGATAGTATACTTTTTAAGGTACATagtgatttatggggtccttctCCAGTTATCTCTAATTCTGgatttccatattttcttcttattgTGGATGATTTTTCAAGATTTACATGGATATATTTTTTGCATAATAAGACGCAAGTTTTCAACTGTGTTAAGCTTTTTAAGGTTCAAACTGAGAATCATTTTTCAACTACTCTGAAGATTTTTcagagtgatggtggtggagaataTATTTCTCATGCCTTGCGTGACTTTTTTTGCTTCTCATggtgttttacatcaattttcttTCCCTCACACTCCACATCAAAATGGTGTGTCTGAGCGCAAAATTCTTCACATAGTTGAAACAGGCCTAGATCTTCTTCATCACAGCCATATGCCTAAGTCTTATTGGCCAGAGGCTTTTGCAACAGCAGTTTATCTCATTAATGATATGCCCACTTCTGTTCTTGGTGGTTATTCACTATATTTTAAGTTGCATAATCAGCAGACTGACTACAACTTTCTTCGTGTATTTGGTTGTTTATGTTACCCTCATATGGTTCcatacaacaaaaacaaaatggaGTACAAAACCAAACcgtgtgtttttattggttattcaGACCAACACAAGGGTTATAAGTGTTTTGATTTGAGTAATAAACGTGTCTATATATCTCGACATGTTCTTTTTGATGAGTCTTCTTTCCCTTTTTCTATTACCAATCCTTGTGCTCCTCCAGAAACTACATTTCTTTTACCCACTTGGTTTATTTTGCCATTAGTCACACCTTCTGTTTTACCTCCATCTCCTAGTCCTGTAACACCAGCTCCATCAATTTCTACTTCAAGCTTCTCCAACACTTCTTTATCCTCCGACATTGATTCTTTACCGCCACCTCATTCTCCAGCAGTTAGCTCTCCCGCATCTCCAGTTTCTTCAACTGCATCTTCATCTCCAGTTTCATCTCAGCACATTGATTTTGTTACTTCACCTGCTTCTCCTTCTTCACAGGGTCCTTCTCTTCATCCCATGACTATTCGTTTACGTGATGGCATTCGTAAACCCCTTGTTAAAATGAATCTACTTATTGTTACAAAGCATCCTATTGCTTCATGTTTTCTTTCTGAGATGAAGGACTCTTTTGTTGAACCTAAGTCTTACAGTGAAGCTTGTAAGATTCCACAATGGCGAACTTCTATGAAATATGAACACTATGCTCTACAACTTAATGACGCCTGGTCATATGTTCCACGTGAACCTCATATGAATATTATCGGCTGCAAATGGGTCTATCGGATTAAGCGTAAATCAAATGGTACCATTGATTGTTATAAGTCTCGTTTAGTTGCAAAGGGGTATACTCAACAATTTGGCATTGATTATGAAGAAACCTTCAGTACGGTTATTAAGCCCGTTACTATTCGGTTGGTTTTAAGTATTGTTGTCTCTTGTTCTTGGCCTATTCGTCAGTTAGATGTtaaaaatgcatttttgcatgGTTTCTTGGATCAAGAGGTCTACATGTCTCAGCCTCCGGGGTTTGTCGATAAAAGATATCCTAATCATGTTTGCAAGTTGAATAAAGCTATATATGGGATGAAACAAGCTCCTAGGGCTTGGTTTCAACGGTTCACTTGTTATCTCTCTGAATTGGGTTTTGTTGCTTCCAAGTCAGATGCTTCTTTGTTTTTTCGCAAATCTTCCACCggtattttgttacttcttttatatgtggatgatattattgtTACAGGGTCTGACTCTCACTATTTTTATCCTCTGCTGATGGCTCTCAAGCAACAATTTTCTATGACAGATTTGGGTGATCTACATTTTTTCCTTGGCGTTGAAGCACAAAGGTCTTCTTCTGGTCTTCATTTATATCAAACACGTTATACTCTTGATATTCTTCAGCGTGTTGATTTGTTGACTGCTAAACCAGTTTCTACTCCTATTGCTGCGGGCGCAAAACTGTCAGCTCATGATGGTTCCTTATTTCCAGATGCTACTCTATATCACAGTTTAGTAGGTGCATTACAATACTTAACAATGACTAGGCCAGATGTCACTTATGCTGCCAATCAGGTTTGTCagtttatgcatgctcctacTGACATTCATTTTCTTGCGGTCAAAAGGATTCTTCGTTATCTTAAAGGAACGCTAGGCAGGGGTTTATTCTTTAGGCCATCTTCCTCCTTTCAAGTTTCTGGAAGCTCTTCTCATAC
Above is a genomic segment from Papaver somniferum cultivar HN1 chromosome 10, ASM357369v1, whole genome shotgun sequence containing:
- the LOC113319416 gene encoding amidophosphoribosyltransferase, chloroplastic-like is translated as MAGIQIFSCFTEKPHVLSSHSFSSFTKSHHFPVNFKTHLSKPLKFQSSISCDYKPTLNSASSDSNSNEIDDKLREECGVVGIYGDPEASRLCYLALHALQHRGQEGAGIVTVHENILKSVTGLGLVSEVFNESKLDQLHGNLSIGHVRYSTSGSSSVLKNIQPFVASYRFGLVGIAHNGNLVNYNLLRNFLEEKGSIFNTTSDTEVILHLIAKSKARPFILRIIDTCEKIQGAYSMVFITEDKLVAVRDPYGFRPLVMGRRSNGAYVFVSETCALDLVDATFEREVYPGEVIVVEKDLSIQSFCLMPRRDRKACVFEHIYFSLPNSVVFGLSVYQARREFGEILAMESPAECDFVIAVPDSGVVAALGYASEAGKSFEQGLIRSHYVGRTFIEPTQGIRDFAVKLKLAPVKAVIEGKKVVVVDDSIVRGTTSKKIVRLLKEAGAKEVHMRIASPTLKYPCYYGVDIPDSSKLISNQLSVEELRVSIGADSLAFLPLEKLKNVMGDGYCYACFDGKYPVLPQPIEWDY
- the LOC113319417 gene encoding major latex protein 146-like — protein: MAKVMVQAFLRLGLLVLVFIGMAQIVGAQIETKLKCSADGFYNLYRHNVTQMSSIFPDYFKSIKIVEGDGISLDSIRLWQYVVPEVSSNVMVLKEMLKSVDDENKVNHIQCFRRGFNDSI